A DNA window from Arachis hypogaea cultivar Tifrunner chromosome 18, arahy.Tifrunner.gnm2.J5K5, whole genome shotgun sequence contains the following coding sequences:
- the LOC140181259 gene encoding protein MAIN-LIKE 1-like, producing MPFGECMITLQDVAYQLGLPVDGRYVSGCLSEFHIYIQGGRPAWEWFQELLGVIPPPSQVQKYAVNCSWFQETFGECPEGADDETVRRYARAYIMMLLGTQLFADKSGNRIHIRWLPFVSRLEEMGTYSWGSAALT from the coding sequence atgcCCTTCGGAGAGTGCATGATCACactccaggacgtggcataccagttGGGTTTGCCAGTGGATGGGCGTTATGTTAGCGGCTGCCTATCAGAGTTCCATATATACATCCAGGGTGGGCGTCCAGCATGGGAGTGGTTCCAAGAGTTGCTTGGAGTGATACCTCCTCCTagccaggttcagaagtacgcagtgaactgcagctggtttcaggagacTTTTGGTGAGTGCCCCGAGGGAGCCGATGACGAGACTGTGCGCCGATACGcccgtgcgtacatcatgatgttgttgggcacgcAGCTGTTTGCGGACAAGTCCGGCAATcgcattcacatcagatggcttccgTTTGTATCTAGGCTGGAGGAGATGGGGACCTACAGTTGGGGTTCTGCAGCACTGACATga